The following are from one region of the Mannheimia granulomatis genome:
- a CDS encoding inorganic phosphate transporter codes for MELINQYGSLLVIITAVLGFMMAFGIGANDVSNAMGTSVGSGTITIKQAILIAMVFEFAGAYLAGGEVADTIKSGIINPAQFADKPDVLVLGMMSSLCAAGLWLIVATKMGWPVSATHTIIGAVIGFALITVGSSSIQWDELGGIVGSWFLTPVLAGVVAYLIFINSQKLIFNRSNPFKQAKKYGPMYMGITIFILVIVTVSKGLKHVGLHLNTTETLAVSLGFALIAVLIGYFYFRSKRFAMKARAEGKGFAGVEKIFSILMLLTACAMAFAHGSNDVANAIGPLAAVEAIIRSGGVIEGKTTLAAWILPLGALGMVIGLAVMGKNVMATVGTGITELTPSRGFAAQFACAVTVVIASGTGLPISTTQTLVGAVLGVGFARGIAALNLGVIRNIVISWVITLPVGAMLSIVVYYILNTIFK; via the coding sequence ATGGAACTAATTAATCAGTATGGTTCATTACTTGTTATTATTACCGCTGTTTTAGGTTTTATGATGGCATTTGGGATCGGGGCAAACGATGTATCCAACGCAATGGGGACTTCTGTCGGTTCCGGAACAATTACCATTAAACAAGCTATTTTAATCGCTATGGTTTTTGAATTTGCCGGTGCTTATCTTGCCGGCGGTGAAGTAGCCGATACGATTAAAAGTGGTATTATTAATCCTGCACAATTTGCCGATAAACCAGATGTTTTAGTGCTCGGTATGATGTCTTCCCTTTGTGCTGCTGGTCTTTGGTTAATAGTGGCAACAAAAATGGGCTGGCCTGTTTCTGCAACTCATACTATTATTGGTGCTGTTATTGGTTTTGCTTTAATTACAGTTGGTTCAAGTTCTATTCAATGGGATGAACTAGGTGGAATCGTTGGTAGTTGGTTTCTCACCCCGGTTCTTGCCGGTGTGGTTGCCTATTTAATTTTTATTAATTCACAAAAACTGATTTTCAACCGTTCCAATCCATTCAAGCAAGCCAAAAAATACGGTCCTATGTATATGGGGATCACTATTTTTATTCTTGTTATTGTCACAGTATCGAAAGGCTTGAAACACGTTGGGTTACATTTAAATACTACTGAAACTTTAGCTGTTTCTTTAGGGTTTGCTTTAATTGCCGTACTTATTGGTTATTTTTATTTCCGCAGTAAACGTTTTGCGATGAAGGCTCGCGCAGAAGGTAAAGGCTTTGCCGGTGTTGAAAAAATCTTCAGTATTTTGATGTTACTTACCGCTTGTGCTATGGCATTTGCACACGGATCAAACGATGTAGCAAATGCAATCGGCCCTTTAGCTGCTGTTGAAGCAATTATTCGTAGTGGCGGTGTCATTGAAGGAAAAACTACTCTAGCAGCTTGGATTTTACCTCTTGGTGCGTTAGGCATGGTTATTGGTTTGGCTGTTATGGGTAAAAATGTAATGGCAACGGTAGGAACAGGTATTACCGAACTGACCCCTAGCCGTGGTTTTGCAGCACAATTTGCGTGTGCGGTAACGGTTGTGATTGCATCAGGTACCGGTCTACCTATCTCAACAACACAAACATTAGTAGGTGCAGTCTTAGGTGTTGGATTTGCACGTGGTATTGCAGCATTGAATTTAGGTGTAATCCGAAATATTGTCATCTCTTGGGTTATTACCCTACCCGTTGGAGCAATGCTGTCTATTGTGGTCTACTATATTTTAAACACCATCTTCAAGTAA
- a CDS encoding TIGR00153 family protein: protein MALNNILGLFAQSPLKPLQKHSSKVTECSELLEPFFEATFEHDWEKAAEVRGKIVDLERRADSLKREIRLKLPRGLFMPVERGDLLELVTQLDKLANYSRDISGRIIGRKLLIPTEMQPLFKKFLSRSIDASRQVRKVLDEMDQLLETGFRGRELDFVNTMIHELDQIEDDTDQYQITLRHTLLELEKTLNPIDVMFLYKCIERISILADQAQRIGSRIELMLAKS, encoded by the coding sequence ATGGCATTGAATAACATTTTAGGTTTATTCGCCCAGTCCCCACTTAAACCGCTACAAAAGCATTCAAGTAAAGTAACGGAATGTAGCGAATTACTAGAACCTTTTTTTGAAGCTACTTTTGAACATGATTGGGAAAAAGCAGCTGAAGTGCGCGGTAAAATTGTTGATTTAGAACGCCGTGCAGATTCCCTAAAACGCGAAATTCGTCTAAAACTTCCTCGTGGTTTATTTATGCCCGTTGAAAGAGGCGATTTATTAGAACTTGTCACCCAGCTAGATAAATTAGCAAACTATTCTAGAGATATTTCCGGACGCATTATCGGTCGTAAATTACTCATTCCGACAGAAATGCAACCACTTTTCAAAAAATTCCTTTCTCGTAGCATTGATGCAAGTCGCCAAGTACGTAAAGTATTAGACGAAATGGATCAATTACTAGAAACCGGTTTTAGAGGCAGAGAGCTTGATTTCGTCAATACTATGATTCATGAGCTTGATCAAATCGAAGACGATACCGACCAATACCAAATTACCTTACGTCACACTCTTTTAGAATTAGAAAAAACACTGAATCCGATTGATGTGATGTTCTTATATAAATGTATCGAACGTATTAGTATATTAGCTGATCAAGCACAACGTATTGGTTCGCGAATTGAACTTATGCTGGCGAAATCATAG
- a CDS encoding ABC transporter ATP-binding protein, with product MITIKNLHYKIGNTKILNNINLTIPSGGITALIGANGAGKSTLLSLIARLQTIQVGEIYLNELNITKTPSRIIAQQLAILTQDNVIHSRITVKDLLMFGRYPHHQGRITPQDDKIVEEALQRFDLVPFSDRFLSELSGGQRQRALIAMTFCQQTGHVLLDEPLNNLDMFHARELMKLLRKLTDELALTTIMVVHDINIAAAYADTIIAMKDGTIEMVGTPKEIITTENLKTVFNLDAEVLEYQSKPLVIHHI from the coding sequence ATGATAACGATAAAAAATCTTCACTATAAAATCGGCAATACAAAGATTTTAAATAACATCAATTTAACCATTCCAAGTGGAGGTATTACCGCTTTAATCGGGGCAAATGGCGCAGGTAAATCAACCTTGCTTTCCTTAATTGCACGCTTGCAAACAATTCAAGTAGGTGAAATTTATCTAAATGAGCTTAATATTACAAAAACACCCTCTCGCATTATTGCACAACAATTAGCAATTCTTACGCAAGATAATGTGATACACAGTCGCATTACGGTAAAAGACTTATTGATGTTTGGACGTTACCCACATCATCAAGGCAGAATTACCCCACAAGATGATAAAATTGTTGAAGAAGCGTTACAACGTTTTGATTTGGTGCCTTTTTCAGATCGTTTTCTAAGTGAATTATCAGGGGGACAACGCCAGCGGGCTTTAATTGCAATGACATTCTGCCAACAAACCGGCCACGTTCTCCTAGATGAACCACTCAATAATTTGGATATGTTTCACGCCCGTGAATTAATGAAACTTCTGCGTAAATTAACCGATGAGCTGGCATTAACCACTATTATGGTGGTTCATGATATTAATATCGCAGCGGCCTATGCTGATACTATTATCGCAATGAAAGACGGTACAATTGAGATGGTTGGTACACCTAAAGAGATTATCACAACCGAAAATCTAAAAACAGTATTTAATCTTGATGCGGAGGTATTAGAATACCAAAGTAAACCGTTAGTCATTCATCATATCTAG
- a CDS encoding iron chelate uptake ABC transporter family permease subunit, whose amino-acid sequence MTYNAKGNWSFILQLRGKKLILLCTVAYTIGISTLLFQTLTHNPILTPSILGFDALYLLLQTSLVFFFGGLGFTQLDPSNKFFFETVLMLSASILLFHSLSRNKSDLTQMILVGVIFGILFRSLNNLLQRMIDPTEFAVAQGSSFASFNLTTPILLWIGLIIAIFSAVWVWLQRHKLDILLLGQDKAIGLGLAYNQFSRQLLICCALLVSISTALVGPILFLGLLVCAIVNAISPTVCHSVRIPITFLISAITLILGQAIFEQVLKMQGVLSVVIEFIGGIVFIYLILKQKNKIK is encoded by the coding sequence ATGACATACAATGCTAAAGGTAACTGGAGCTTTATATTACAATTACGTGGTAAAAAATTAATTTTATTATGTACTGTTGCATATACTATTGGTATTTCAACGCTCTTATTCCAGACCCTCACTCACAATCCAATTTTAACACCGAGTATTTTGGGATTTGATGCACTCTATTTGCTATTACAAACTTCTCTTGTATTTTTTTTCGGCGGTTTAGGATTTACTCAACTTGATCCAAGTAATAAATTTTTCTTTGAAACAGTATTAATGCTAAGTGCCTCTATATTGTTATTCCACTCACTCTCTCGAAATAAATCAGATTTAACACAAATGATTTTAGTTGGTGTGATTTTTGGCATATTGTTTAGAAGCTTAAACAATTTATTGCAACGTATGATTGACCCGACGGAATTTGCGGTTGCTCAAGGTTCATCTTTTGCTTCATTTAATCTTACCACGCCTATCCTACTTTGGATCGGTTTAATTATTGCGATTTTCTCTGCTGTGTGGGTTTGGCTGCAACGACATAAACTCGATATCCTATTACTTGGGCAAGATAAAGCTATTGGACTTGGGCTGGCATACAATCAATTTTCCCGTCAATTATTGATCTGCTGTGCATTATTAGTCTCTATTTCAACTGCATTAGTTGGACCAATTCTTTTTTTAGGGCTTTTAGTTTGTGCAATTGTAAATGCTATTAGTCCGACAGTTTGCCATAGTGTACGAATTCCAATAACCTTTTTAATTTCTGCAATTACTCTAATCTTAGGACAAGCTATTTTTGAACAAGTACTGAAAATGCAGGGCGTTTTGAGTGTAGTGATTGAATTTATCGGTGGAATTGTATTTATCTATTTGATATTAAAACAGAAAAATAAAATAAAATAA
- a CDS encoding ABC transporter permease, producing the protein MISFFRLNLFILLFLIPISTSVGVADFHWSEIFNSSDQSQLFLISRLPRTFAVLLVGATLAVAGMVLQIVLKNRFIEPSMIGASQSAAIGILLASLFFPASALILKMSLATLSALVGMGIFMLLVRQLPPHQQLMLPLIGIVFGNVIEAISTFIAYETDSLQVLSIWFSGDFSGILAGRYELLWLTAILAIIVYIMADRLTIAGLGENISTNLGINYKQMAWLALIVVAMITAIVVVTVGQIPFIGLVVPNIVSRIAGDRLRENLPTVVVLGANLVMICDIVGRVINAPYEVPISTIFGIIGTLIFLYLLVNEKRIKGKNRG; encoded by the coding sequence ATGATTTCTTTTTTCAGATTAAATCTTTTTATTCTACTATTTCTCATTCCAATCAGTACCAGCGTAGGTGTGGCTGATTTTCATTGGAGCGAAATTTTTAATTCCTCTGACCAAAGTCAACTCTTTCTTATTAGCCGATTACCTAGAACATTTGCTGTTTTATTAGTTGGAGCGACATTAGCTGTAGCAGGTATGGTTCTACAAATTGTGCTGAAAAACCGGTTTATAGAGCCTAGTATGATTGGTGCCAGCCAAAGTGCTGCCATTGGAATTCTGCTTGCGAGTCTGTTTTTCCCGGCATCTGCACTAATTTTAAAGATGTCTCTTGCAACCCTTAGTGCCTTAGTTGGAATGGGCATTTTTATGTTACTTGTTCGTCAGCTACCACCTCATCAACAGTTGATGCTGCCATTGATAGGAATTGTCTTTGGAAATGTGATTGAAGCAATATCAACATTTATTGCTTATGAAACAGATAGCCTCCAAGTACTTTCTATTTGGTTCTCAGGCGACTTCTCCGGTATTTTAGCCGGACGTTATGAACTACTATGGCTCACCGCTATCTTAGCAATTATTGTTTATATTATGGCAGATAGGCTAACTATTGCTGGGCTAGGAGAAAATATTAGTACTAATTTAGGAATAAATTATAAACAAATGGCCTGGCTTGCTTTAATTGTTGTTGCGATGATTACCGCAATTGTTGTAGTCACTGTCGGGCAAATACCTTTTATTGGGCTGGTTGTTCCAAATATTGTTTCTCGTATTGCAGGTGACAGATTACGCGAAAATCTTCCTACGGTAGTTGTTTTAGGTGCAAATTTAGTGATGATTTGCGATATTGTAGGCCGCGTAATTAATGCTCCTTATGAAGTACCAATTTCTACTATTTTTGGTATTATTGGAACACTTATTTTCCTCTATTTATTAGTTAACGAAAAACGTATTAAGGGGAAAAACCGTGGTTAG
- a CDS encoding siderophore ABC transporter substrate-binding protein, translating to MIKHILFTLAATAVLTSSALAKDVTIPTARGDVTLVENPAKIAVFDTGSLDTLQALGVKIDGMPDVNVIPYLKPSAKNAMNVGTLFEPNLEVLNVLQPDLIIVGTRSAKKFDEVSQLAKTIDMTDNGNKLIESGLQRIETFGKLFNKEAEAEKLKTEINTLYEQTKAAVKDKGNGLIILVNGGKISAFGSGYRLSWIHDSLGIPMADPDIKSAGHGQPVSFEFIQKLNPDWLFVLDRIAAIGQEGQSAQQVLDNKLVHQTKAWKNGNIVYLSAASYLAPGGYEQIKTDLNTIKTAFEKK from the coding sequence ATGATTAAACACATACTGTTTACATTAGCGGCAACGGCTGTTCTGACCTCCTCTGCTCTTGCAAAAGATGTCACAATTCCAACAGCTCGCGGTGATGTCACCCTTGTCGAAAATCCAGCTAAAATCGCCGTCTTTGACACAGGAAGTCTTGACACTTTACAAGCTTTAGGCGTCAAAATTGATGGAATGCCGGATGTTAATGTCATTCCTTATCTTAAACCAAGCGCGAAAAATGCAATGAATGTAGGCACTTTATTTGAACCTAATTTAGAAGTATTAAATGTTTTACAGCCGGATTTAATCATTGTAGGTACTCGCAGTGCAAAAAAATTTGATGAAGTAAGCCAGCTTGCTAAAACGATTGATATGACCGATAACGGCAACAAATTAATAGAAAGTGGATTACAACGTATTGAAACTTTCGGAAAATTATTTAATAAAGAAGCAGAAGCTGAGAAGCTAAAAACTGAAATTAATACACTGTACGAACAAACGAAAGCAGCCGTAAAAGACAAAGGTAACGGACTGATCATTTTAGTCAATGGAGGGAAAATCTCTGCTTTTGGCTCTGGCTATCGTTTAAGTTGGATTCACGATAGTTTAGGTATTCCGATGGCTGATCCTGACATTAAAAGTGCAGGCCATGGACAACCTGTTTCCTTTGAATTTATCCAAAAATTAAATCCAGATTGGCTATTTGTATTAGACCGTATTGCTGCTATCGGCCAAGAAGGTCAATCTGCACAACAAGTGCTAGATAACAAGTTGGTACATCAAACCAAAGCGTGGAAAAACGGTAATATTGTTTATTTAAGTGCCGCGTCATATTTAGCTCCGGGCGGTTATGAGCAAATCAAAACAGATTTAAATACAATTAAAACTGCATTTGAAAAAAAATAA
- a CDS encoding replicative DNA helicase, with protein sequence MAEYKARAQEKNKDKQVEQVNIAPHSIEAEQAVLGGIMLSNEHWDNVAERLQSHDFYNYAHRIIFEQMSDLVRQNSPIDIITLDQALKDKGILQDVGGFAYLAELSKNTPSAANILAYADIVRDRSDLRSVISAGNQIAEMGYKTRGRNSKEVLDEAERIVFEIAEKRNNANEGPQRIDDILLKTLARMDTLSKNRHNGGVTGVSTGFTDLNKKTAGLQPSDLIIVAARPSMGKTTFAMNLCENASLVDIEDPNDLDENGNPIKKPAKPVLIFSLEMPADQIMMRMLASLSRVDQTKIRTGQISDDEDTAKISSTMAILQKRNNIYIDDSSGLTPTELRSRARRIYRENGGLSLIMVDYLQLMRAPGFADNRTLEIAEISRSLKALAKELEVPVVALSQLNRSLEQRADKRPVNSDLRESGSIEQDADLIMFIYRDEVYNDNSDLKGIAEIIIGKQRNGPIGRVRLTFQGQYSRFDNYSGGHYDDEY encoded by the coding sequence ATGGCTGAATATAAGGCGCGGGCCCAAGAAAAAAACAAAGATAAGCAAGTCGAACAGGTGAATATTGCACCCCATTCAATTGAGGCAGAGCAAGCTGTGCTTGGTGGCATTATGTTAAGCAATGAGCATTGGGATAATGTGGCGGAAAGACTGCAATCTCATGATTTTTATAATTATGCGCACCGTATTATTTTTGAGCAAATGTCGGATTTGGTCCGCCAAAATAGTCCGATTGATATTATTACTCTTGATCAAGCTCTTAAAGATAAAGGCATATTACAGGATGTTGGAGGCTTTGCTTATCTAGCTGAGCTTTCTAAAAACACCCCTAGCGCTGCGAATATTCTAGCTTATGCCGATATTGTGCGGGATCGTTCAGACTTACGTAGTGTGATTAGTGCAGGGAATCAGATTGCGGAAATGGGCTATAAAACCAGAGGTCGAAATTCAAAAGAAGTTTTGGATGAAGCTGAACGTATCGTATTTGAAATTGCTGAAAAACGAAATAATGCTAATGAAGGACCACAACGAATTGATGATATTTTATTAAAAACCCTTGCCCGCATGGATACCTTATCTAAAAATCGTCACAATGGTGGAGTAACAGGGGTTTCAACCGGATTTACCGATCTTAATAAAAAAACAGCAGGTTTACAGCCATCAGACCTCATCATTGTTGCAGCGCGTCCATCTATGGGAAAAACAACTTTTGCTATGAATTTATGCGAAAATGCTTCGTTAGTGGATATTGAAGATCCAAATGATTTAGATGAAAACGGCAATCCGATAAAAAAACCGGCAAAACCGGTACTGATTTTCAGCCTTGAGATGCCGGCTGATCAAATTATGATGCGTATGTTAGCTTCCTTATCCCGTGTAGATCAGACCAAGATCCGAACCGGACAAATTTCAGATGATGAAGATACTGCTAAAATTTCCAGCACTATGGCAATTCTACAAAAGCGTAATAATATCTATATTGATGACAGCTCAGGCTTAACGCCCACAGAATTACGTTCGAGGGCCAGAAGAATTTACCGCGAAAATGGTGGCTTAAGCTTAATTATGGTCGATTATTTGCAGCTTATGCGTGCACCGGGCTTTGCCGATAATAGAACATTAGAGATTGCGGAAATTTCCCGCTCCTTGAAAGCCTTAGCTAAAGAATTAGAAGTGCCTGTAGTTGCACTTTCACAGCTAAACCGTAGTTTGGAGCAGCGAGCAGATAAACGCCCTGTAAACTCTGATTTACGTGAGTCGGGTTCTATTGAACAAGATGCTGATTTAATTATGTTTATTTATCGTGATGAAGTATATAACGATAATTCCGATCTTAAAGGCATTGCCGAAATTATTATCGGTAAACAACGTAACGGTCCGATCGGGCGCGTACGTTTAACGTTCCAAGGACAATATTCAAGATTTGATAATTATAGTGGAGGGCATTATGATGATGAATACTAA
- a CDS encoding YcgL domain-containing protein, which translates to MMMNTKPILCAIYRSKQKEGMYLYLPKRDQFDIVPESLRQLFGKPEFVMMFHLNGEKPLIRAKNEDVLQKLEEQGFYLQMPPPPENLYKEFIAKQKEEA; encoded by the coding sequence ATGATGATGAATACTAAACCAATCTTATGCGCTATTTATCGAAGTAAGCAAAAAGAGGGAATGTATCTATATCTTCCTAAACGGGATCAGTTTGATATAGTGCCTGAATCGCTTCGTCAACTATTTGGCAAACCTGAATTTGTAATGATGTTCCACCTAAATGGTGAAAAACCGCTTATTCGGGCTAAAAATGAAGACGTCTTACAAAAATTAGAAGAGCAAGGTTTTTATTTGCAAATGCCACCGCCACCTGAAAATTTGTACAAAGAATTCATTGCAAAACAGAAAGAGGAAGCCTAA
- the nrdR gene encoding transcriptional regulator NrdR yields MRCPFCSTEETKVIDSRLAANGYQIRRRRECVSCKERFTTFESAELVVPYVIKNNGSREPFDAEKLRTGLRRALDKRPVSADDVEKAISQIIIQLQALGEREVPSRYIGTLAMNALKQLDKVAYIRFASIYLSFSDIEEFTKEIEKLRE; encoded by the coding sequence ATGCGTTGCCCATTTTGTTCAACAGAAGAGACAAAAGTTATTGATTCTCGCTTGGCTGCTAACGGTTATCAAATTCGCCGCCGCAGAGAGTGCGTGAGCTGTAAAGAGCGTTTTACTACCTTTGAATCTGCAGAATTGGTAGTACCTTATGTGATTAAAAACAATGGTAGCCGAGAGCCTTTTGATGCAGAAAAACTAAGAACAGGTTTAAGACGAGCCTTAGACAAACGTCCGGTCAGTGCAGATGATGTTGAAAAAGCAATTAGCCAAATTATCATTCAATTACAAGCGCTTGGTGAGCGGGAAGTCCCTAGTCGTTACATTGGTACCTTAGCTATGAATGCGTTAAAGCAGTTGGATAAAGTTGCCTATATTCGCTTTGCTTCTATTTATTTAAGCTTTAGCGATATTGAAGAATTTACTAAGGAAATTGAGAAACTAAGAGAATAA
- the yaaA gene encoding peroxide stress protein YaaA — protein MLAIISPAKTLDFETKIEGFAFSQPNLTACSQELIDICKKLSPAEVASLMSISDKLAALNVARFADWQLAHNEKNAKAALFAFKGDVYTGLDAESLTKEQVKYAQSHLRILSGLYGLLKPLDLMQPYRLEMGTKLANPKGKDLYAFWGNTITEHLQQAIDEQGDSILVNLASDEYYGAVKPQNLNATIVKPIFLDEKNGKYKVISFYAKKARGMMVRFILETQPTDIEQLKAFNYAGYWFDETSSTATELVFKREEQNE, from the coding sequence ATGTTAGCCATTATTTCCCCCGCTAAAACCCTTGATTTTGAAACTAAAATTGAAGGATTTGCATTTTCTCAGCCAAATTTGACCGCTTGTAGCCAAGAGTTAATTGATATTTGTAAAAAACTTTCACCTGCAGAAGTAGCCAGTTTGATGTCAATTAGCGATAAGCTGGCAGCCCTTAATGTAGCACGTTTTGCTGATTGGCAACTTGCACATAATGAGAAAAATGCTAAAGCGGCCCTTTTTGCTTTTAAAGGGGATGTGTATACCGGTTTAGATGCAGAGAGCCTAACTAAAGAACAGGTGAAATATGCACAATCTCATCTAAGAATACTTTCAGGATTATATGGTTTACTAAAACCGTTAGATCTCATGCAGCCTTATCGTTTGGAAATGGGGACAAAATTAGCTAATCCGAAAGGCAAAGATCTTTATGCTTTTTGGGGAAATACCATTACCGAACATTTGCAACAAGCTATTGATGAACAAGGTGATTCTATTTTAGTTAATCTTGCTTCAGATGAGTATTATGGGGCGGTAAAACCTCAAAATCTGAATGCAACAATCGTTAAACCTATTTTTTTAGATGAAAAAAACGGTAAATATAAGGTAATTAGCTTTTATGCTAAAAAAGCCCGCGGTATGATGGTGCGTTTTATATTAGAGACACAACCGACTGATATTGAACAACTTAAAGCCTTTAATTATGCTGGTTATTGGTTTGATGAAACCAGTTCGACGGCAACAGAATTAGTCTTTAAGCGGGAAGAACAAAATGAGTAA
- a CDS encoding cation diffusion facilitator family transporter, translating to MREKYNKLVKRAANLAIIVAVSLIIIKAFAWWKTGSISILAAMTDSVVDLFASLTNILVLRFALQPADENHAFGHGKAESLASLAQSAFISGSAVFLLLQGFHKLTDPELIEQSHIGVVVSLISIVVTVGLVLYQRYVVKMTQSPAIEADSLHYQTDLLMNAAILVAMLLNGAGFIYADAIFAIGIALYIALSAVKMFWSSVQTLLDQSLPDEEIELIKTIASKHPNILGIHDILTRRAGAVRFIQLHLELDDHLTLLVAHEITDSLEQKLLNAFPMSKVIIHQEPTTVVKQEFADMAENI from the coding sequence ATGAGAGAAAAATATAATAAATTAGTCAAAAGAGCGGCCAATTTAGCAATTATTGTGGCAGTTTCATTGATTATTATAAAAGCCTTTGCTTGGTGGAAAACCGGCTCAATTTCTATTTTAGCTGCGATGACCGATTCTGTTGTGGATCTGTTTGCCTCGCTTACTAATATTTTAGTGTTACGCTTTGCTCTACAGCCAGCTGACGAGAATCACGCTTTCGGACACGGTAAAGCGGAATCACTCGCGTCTCTTGCACAAAGTGCCTTTATTTCCGGTTCTGCAGTTTTCCTATTATTACAAGGTTTTCATAAACTGACAGATCCTGAATTAATAGAGCAGTCTCATATCGGCGTGGTAGTGAGTCTTATCTCAATTGTAGTAACTGTGGGCTTGGTACTTTATCAGCGCTATGTAGTGAAAATGACTCAAAGTCCGGCAATTGAGGCGGACTCATTACATTATCAAACAGATTTATTGATGAATGCGGCAATTTTAGTAGCAATGCTGCTAAATGGCGCAGGTTTTATTTATGCTGATGCTATTTTTGCCATCGGAATTGCGCTTTATATAGCCCTAAGTGCGGTAAAAATGTTTTGGTCTTCTGTGCAAACGTTATTAGATCAATCTTTGCCTGATGAGGAAATTGAATTAATTAAAACCATTGCTTCAAAGCACCCTAATATTTTAGGTATTCACGATATTCTGACTCGCCGTGCAGGAGCAGTGCGTTTTATTCAACTGCATTTGGAATTAGATGATCATCTGACTTTACTCGTTGCTCATGAAATTACTGATAGCTTAGAACAGAAATTATTGAACGCATTTCCGATGTCAAAAGTGATTATCCACCAAGAGCCAACTACTGTAGTTAAGCAAGAGTTTGCAGATATGGCGGAGAACATCTAA
- a CDS encoding Zn-ribbon-containing protein, with the protein MYQAIVHFSFKNFEQDPVTLISQILNQWLYNGQVIGREMPITFHQHSFQVRVCIPEQESLMPIYNSKEVNEALKQAEGVGIEFKAFEIVGRDYQADETSNNLNPAFQILYTTHLDTCSPLYDGAKFGPIPLYRLEDQVLSEALLNWQQTWQACDQLQMNGGVLESQALTQICDEKSELTQVGLNLCKQIEEETAIPTFYYLYRLGSDKYEEHHRKCPFCKGDWKLAQPLHDIFHFKCDKCKLISNLSWEIL; encoded by the coding sequence ATGTATCAAGCGATTGTTCATTTCAGCTTTAAAAACTTTGAGCAAGACCCGGTAACGTTAATTAGTCAAATTTTAAATCAATGGCTATATAACGGGCAGGTTATTGGTAGGGAAATGCCGATTACTTTTCATCAACATAGCTTTCAAGTTAGAGTTTGCATACCTGAGCAAGAGAGTTTAATGCCAATTTATAACAGTAAGGAAGTTAATGAAGCATTAAAACAGGCAGAAGGTGTAGGCATAGAATTTAAGGCTTTTGAAATTGTCGGGCGAGATTATCAAGCAGATGAGACAAGCAATAATCTCAATCCGGCTTTTCAGATTTTATATACTACACATTTAGATACTTGTTCACCGCTATATGATGGTGCAAAATTTGGGCCAATTCCTTTATATCGTTTAGAAGATCAAGTGTTGAGTGAGGCATTATTAAATTGGCAACAAACTTGGCAGGCATGCGATCAGCTACAAATGAATGGCGGAGTGCTGGAATCTCAAGCACTGACACAGATTTGTGATGAAAAAAGTGAATTGACCCAGGTAGGCTTAAATCTATGCAAACAAATTGAGGAAGAAACCGCTATTCCTACCTTTTATTATTTGTATCGCTTAGGTTCGGACAAATATGAAGAGCATCATCGAAAATGTCCCTTTTGTAAGGGAGATTGGAAATTAGCTCAGCCCTTACATGATATTTTCCATTTTAAGTGTGATAAATGTAAGCTTATTTCAAATTTAAGTTGGGAAATATTATAA